A window of Pedobacter lusitanus contains these coding sequences:
- a CDS encoding insulinase family protein — translation MNKILTDKGGHIAASNVGFANALTVFSKSVQEPVLNQATFKKALAKVIASVNAGDRYYPETITEASLKSLTLDDIKTFYNRNIIPSNTCLTIVGNITAADARELAKKSFGEWNRSASEHQVSK, via the coding sequence TTGAATAAAATCCTTACAGATAAAGGTGGTCATATAGCTGCAAGCAATGTTGGTTTTGCTAACGCTTTAACCGTATTCTCGAAATCAGTACAAGAACCGGTTTTAAACCAGGCTACTTTTAAAAAGGCATTGGCAAAAGTGATTGCAAGTGTAAATGCCGGAGACCGTTACTATCCTGAAACCATTACAGAGGCGTCACTTAAGTCTTTAACTTTAGACGATATCAAAACATTTTATAATAGAAATATTATACCTTCAAATACCTGCCTGACTATTGTGGGTAATATTACTGCTGCTGATGCCAGAGAGCTGGCAAAAAAATCTTTTGGAGAATGGAACCGTTCTGCCTCAGAACACCAGGTGAGTAAGTAA
- the hemW gene encoding radical SAM family heme chaperone HemW: MAGIYIHIPFCKQACNYCDFHFSTSLQHVDEMTDAICKEIMLKKNRISDQQIGSIYFGGGTPSLLPEKSLAKIFDTLTSGFSIAADAEITIETNPDDLDAKKIAQLRQFPVNRFSIGVQSFFNEDLVWMNRAHNSTEAETCIKRSQDAGFENLSIDLIYGFPLLTDEKWLSNISKAIGLQAPHISAYSLTVEPKTALAAAIRKGREIPVNDEQSAAQFITLTAKLAAAGFDHYEISNYSLPGRHAVHNTNYWRGIPYLGIGPSAHGFNGNERYLNIANNAKYMQQLALGKLAETIEDLDIYDRFNEYIMTSLRTMWGTDLQKIGDEFGKIFLEDTLKNIVPFVQRNWLKNENGKLTLTPDGKLFADYIASELFLLDEHPED; this comes from the coding sequence ATGGCAGGAATTTATATCCATATCCCTTTTTGTAAACAAGCTTGTAATTATTGCGATTTCCACTTCAGTACCTCTCTGCAGCATGTAGATGAAATGACTGATGCAATCTGCAAAGAGATTATGCTGAAAAAAAACAGAATCTCTGATCAGCAGATCGGCAGTATATATTTTGGGGGTGGCACTCCATCCCTTTTACCGGAAAAGTCTCTGGCCAAAATATTTGATACATTAACCTCCGGTTTCTCTATAGCGGCAGATGCTGAAATTACTATAGAAACTAATCCTGATGATTTAGATGCAAAGAAAATCGCGCAATTGCGGCAGTTTCCTGTAAACCGTTTCAGTATCGGCGTGCAGTCTTTTTTCAATGAGGATCTGGTCTGGATGAACAGGGCACATAACTCCACTGAAGCAGAAACCTGTATCAAACGCAGCCAGGATGCCGGATTTGAAAACCTGAGTATAGATTTGATCTATGGCTTCCCTTTGCTGACTGATGAGAAATGGCTGAGTAATATCAGCAAAGCGATCGGTTTACAGGCGCCACATATTTCAGCTTATTCATTAACCGTAGAACCCAAAACGGCGTTGGCCGCAGCGATCAGAAAAGGCAGAGAAATACCTGTTAATGATGAACAAAGTGCTGCTCAGTTTATTACACTGACAGCGAAACTGGCTGCTGCTGGTTTTGATCACTACGAAATTTCAAACTACAGCCTGCCCGGCCGGCATGCGGTACATAATACCAATTACTGGAGAGGCATCCCCTATTTGGGCATAGGCCCGTCAGCACATGGATTTAACGGGAATGAAAGATATCTGAATATCGCCAATAATGCTAAATATATGCAGCAGCTTGCCTTAGGTAAACTGGCTGAAACTATCGAAGATCTGGATATTTATGACCGGTTTAACGAATATATAATGACTTCTCTGCGCACGATGTGGGGTACGGATCTGCAAAAAATAGGCGATGAATTCGGAAAGATATTTCTGGAAGATACGCTGAAAAATATAGTTCCTTTTGTACAGAGAAACTGGCTGAAAAATGAAAATGGCAAATTAACACTTACACCGGATGGTAAGTTATTTGCAGATTATATTGCTTCTGAACTGTTCCTTTTAGATGAACATCCGGAAGATTAA